In a genomic window of Mycolicibacter heraklionensis:
- a CDS encoding MarR family winged helix-turn-helix transcriptional regulator has protein sequence MDLTGNILWLLKQAFYYSLTTVNEAISTYGVSTAQIGLLRQLAGEPGLSGAELARRLLITPQGVQLALSALERSGLVERKQDPRHGRILRAYLTDEGRAVTSAAVTDAIAAHDRVFGVLTSDEQETLRGLLARVVEQGTGHTLFADHVEP, from the coding sequence ATGGATCTCACCGGTAACATCCTGTGGCTGCTCAAGCAGGCCTTTTACTACTCACTGACGACGGTGAACGAGGCGATCAGCACTTACGGCGTGAGCACCGCCCAGATCGGTTTGTTGCGCCAGCTCGCCGGCGAACCCGGTCTGTCCGGCGCCGAACTGGCCCGTCGGCTGCTTATCACCCCGCAGGGGGTGCAACTTGCGTTGAGTGCGCTCGAGCGCAGCGGCCTGGTCGAACGCAAGCAGGATCCCCGCCACGGCCGCATCCTGCGGGCCTACCTGACCGATGAGGGGCGCGCGGTGACTTCGGCGGCCGTCACCGACGCGATCGCCGCCCACGACCGGGTATTCGGCGTATTGACATCCGACGAGCAGGAGACCCTGCGAGGTCTGCTGGCTCGTGTCGTGGAGCAGGGCACCGGCCACACCCTGTTCGCCGACCATGTGGAGCCCTGA